The Puntigrus tetrazona isolate hp1 chromosome 3, ASM1883169v1, whole genome shotgun sequence nucleotide sequence TATAGACATTAGAACCGTCCTTTACAAGAATACAAGAGGGCTGTTATTACCATGTTTCTTTAAGCCTTAAGGTGTCTTTAAAGCATGAAGGAGTTTGAATGTgtttaagtaaaactaaaacagttatatttacaACCCGCgatgtacaataaaacaaatggtatagttagtaaaaaaaaaacaaaaaaaacaccgaATGCTGTCGTTCAAAAGGACGCACGTGacgcaggttttttttttttttttttttttttttttttttggggccAAAAGGCATTCCATTTCGAACCTGCCAATATGACATCACAATTAGCGAGCAGTGGTATAtataagcaagaaaaaaattctCACTTTGTTGGTTGATGTTTCGGAGTATTTGATAGCGACTGTTAGCGACTTGCAAACGGTTTTTATCATGGGATTGCTTTCAAGACTTAAAAAAGTAAGCGGTTTGGAGCGTGGACACGAGCCCAAACCCAAAGACTCCCCCATCGTGAAGGAGAACCGTGAACCGGCGTCTGCTGGTGCTCTTGAGACCGATGGagggagaaaaaagaagagCTTCTGGAAGTGGGCTGCCCTTCACTTTTCTTTCCTTAGAAAGGCAACATACGATGTGGCCAAAGCCGAGGAGAAATATGGGATAGAGGCAGAAACACCCTGGACAGATAGAGATGGTACAACCACATCAAATGTTGATAAATCACTAAATCTGCAGTTACAGGAAcctaaaagaaaggaaaaataaaaacattgataacaTTATCGCACCAAACATTTTAGAGCAACAGTAGAATTTGTCAAAAGTTTCCTTTTTATAGGACATCAATTCAAAACTGCTTCTAAATCTGTTAATAGACTGGAGTGTACACGTGCAATATGTACACCCGAAGACACCCCACCAGGGCTGATGAGGTGCCTGTGGGTGCTGTACAGGAGAGGAAGTCCCCTCACTTCTGAGGTCCAGCTCGTGCAGGACATCCTGGAGAAGGGTAAGAACAAGAAATCTGTGAgaattagaaaatgttattataaagcattatatatatttatatactgtacagtataatataaaattgcatttcataCTAACCTCAAATGTTTGTCTGTTAATAGGCCATATTcgcaacaaatataaaatcggCCAGAagctgggtgaaggaggatgTGGCAGTGTTTACGGAGGGATTCGCTGCATGGATGGACTTGAGGTATACATTTTCttcacttaaaaacaacacatctgTTCAGGATTTATGACTGGAGTGATATCAGCTATCTGCATGTGCTAATTgttcatcttaatttgttttgttgattagGTGGCTGTGAAATGTTCAAAGAAGTTTCCAGACATGTCATCTATCCGAGTGGTGAGTAGACTGCGTTCCCTGTCTTAGTATTGTCTCTTAgtcactgttttcagtttattcatgttaaccaaagacaaactgttttgatttgtgaaGTCTTAAGGAAACCACTTCCGTCTAAGcatcatgttttctttcttttagcctGGTCAACCCAAACGTGTCCCCATGGAGGTTGGCCTGATGCTCATGGCCATTGATGGCCCCAGCTTTCCCAGATAATTGAGCTGCTTGACTGGGAGGACGACAAAGACCACTATGTAATGGTCATGGAGCGCCCCGTGCCTTGCGTGGACTTGTTCACTTTTCTCCATGACTATGGAGGAAGCCTTGATGAGGGGACGGCACGAAAGATCATGCGGCAGGTCATTAATGCGGCTAAAACTTGCTGCGCGCGTGGCGTCTTCCATCGGGATATAAAGCTGGAGAACGTCCTGGTGAACCAGGACACCTTAGAGGTCAAATTAATTGACTTTGGAGTGCAGTGCGCTCATGAAGAGATCTGCCTTCAAAGTCTTCTGTGGTACGTGTaatgaagtattttattaatagtctcacagaaacacatcttACGTGCACTCAACATGCTgagacaatttattaaacatcagACATCCTTCCTGCAGGCACAAAAGAGTACTGTCCACCCGAGGTCAGCATGAAGGGCAGGTACCACGCAAAACCCACTACAGTGTGGACGCTGGGGTTCATCCTCTATGAAATGCTGTGTGGGAATGTCCTTCATCACACGACCGTCACATGATCGCTGTGGACCTCTGGAGCAGACCTGGCTTGTCAAAAGGTGAGATCTTCATCAAACAACAACCGACTCTGTGTCGTACAAAAAGAGAGCAGGTGTAAAGTAAAAGGTACATGATCAAATGTCTTTTTGCAGAATGCTGCCAGATGATTTCGGATTGTCTGCAGCCTGATCCACAGAAGAGACTCAGACTGGATAAGATGCATCTCCATGAATGGTTTAAGGTAACGGAGTCTTAAGACTAGCTAAGCGTTTTCTTGGTTTAGCTTGATCGTCAGTCGTCATTAACTTTAAAGTCAGCTTTTCtctaaatgtgatgtatttagacaaataatgctgatttatgttatgtttcagGTCACGGAGTAACCTccaaaaagaacacaaagagcctcaaaaaataaaaaaactcctCTCACAGCCGTCCTGTTGTTTTGAGTCTCTAGTCAGCTTTGTGTCTGGTGGTCTGTCAAGAGTGGTCTTTCCATCAGTCTACTTAGCAGCAATATCTGTGTCTGGTAGTATCATCTGCTTGGGgatctgtaaatatattcattgtatattcatagtatttattataaggaattgtgtaagaaaatatgtaaaaaattgtCAGTAAGAAAAAActgtgaatatataataaaatgttatgtttacattgtGCTGTTCCCTTGTAAAGTTTTATATTCCcctacagtatattttaaattcccCTACAGTCCTTTAGGCTTCTGTTAAAGTAATGTCTAAATCAGTGTCAAGTACCGTTCTTGAAGTGTCACCCCCAACATTTCAGCCTGAATCTAAACAATTACATGAATACTTGTTTGGTCAAACAAACAAggcaaataaatgtcatttacaaatattagccTATATCAGATAGGGTTAAACTCGAActaattgtgttttatcatttaacttGCAAACTcgaaaattatacattattgtaTAAACTATCTAGGAGTTACAGAAAGTAAAGCCCACAATGTTTCTATTGCTGTCATTGATTTTGGATGAGCAGTTCAAAGACTGGTCATTTCAGCTGGAGAGTCTACTGTCTACTCACTATTCTTCAATGTCTGGTGTCTCTTCAGCAAGGTTATAGAGTGTAAATGAGCCTTTCAGCAGATGATTCAAACTAGATTCCATCTCAATTTCAAGACATAATTGCTACTGCTTTCTAACTAAATGTGTCTTATTTGTAGACCAATCAGGATGTTGTAATTCACAGGTCATGCCTCCTGATGCTAAATGAAAGTTGGTTGTGAAGTTGACAAAAGCATCACCTTCAGTGGTGGACCCTTcagatttgtttgaataaataactttcagatttattttatttatttcggaACCTTTcagattcttttaaatatctttataatctataataatgtcaaatatgggcctatttcatgttttatgtatcaagatcaaagtccccatgtatttcatttattttatagtaaaacattaaataacataataataataataatagcaacaacaaGACAACCAGGAAGGATAAGTTATAATCctattaaatcaaaatctattaaaaaacaataccaaAATTCATATATGCACTACAGTGGTGGACAGAAGTACACagaagtgacatttatttatatttacagactATTCAGGTATATTTACGGTTTAATTAGGCTCAGATGTGacatgaaatcatttcaatttagATCGTTTAcctattatttcattattattaggcTACTATTATTAggttatgaattaaatattacaaaagtaaaCTAACGGCCAGTGGGTGGCGGCAAGTCACTGTTTGTCACTGAATCGTTCGTTCAAACGGTTCAAACaactgattcgttcaggaacGAAGCAAGAGACTGTTCAAAAGATTCgttcaaaagcatgtttattcatAAAGCTGCTCAGTGCTGACGAAACTCTTTGGACCATCCTTTTCCTAAAATGTAAGTCGCTTAATATTCATGTATAGTTTATTAACCCgctttataaaatcaatatgacatttaatattaaagctCAGTTTATAGACATTAGAACCGTCCTTTACAAGAATACAAGAGGGCTGTTATTACCATGTTTCTTTAAGCCTTAAGGTGTCTTTAAAGCATGAAGGagtttgaaatgtgtttaagtaaaactaaaacagttatatttacaACCCGCgatgtacaataaaacaaatggtatagttagtaaaaaaaaaaaaaaaacaccgaaTGCTGTCGTTCAAAAGGACGCACGTGacgcaggttttttttttttttttttttttttttttttttggggccAAAAGGCATTCCATTTCGAACCTGCCAATATGACATCACAATTAGCGAGCAGTGGTATATATAAGCAAGAAAAAATTCTCACTTTGTTGGTTGATGTTTCGGAGTATTTGATAGCGACTGTTAGCGACTTGCAAACGGTTTTATCATGGGATTGCTTTCAAGACTTAAAAAGTAAGCGGTTTGGAGCGTGGACACGAGCCCAAACCCAAAGACTCCCCCATCGTGAAGGAGAACCGTGAACCGGCGTCTGCTGGTGCTCTTGAGACCGATGGagggagaaaaaagaagagCTTCTGGAAGTGGGCTGCCCTTCACTTTTCTTTCCTTAGAAAGGCAACATACGATGTGGCCAAAGCCGAGGAGAAATATGGGATAGAGGCAGAAACACCCTGGACAGATAGAGATGGTACAACCACATCAAATGTTGATAAATCACTAAATCTGCAGTTACAGGAAcctaaaagaaaggaaaaataaaaacattgataacaTTATCGCACCAAACATTTTAGAGCAACAGTAGAATTTGTCAAAAGTTTCCTTTTATAGGACATCAATTCAAAACTGCTTCTAAATCTGTTAATAGACTGGAGTGTACACGTGCAATATGTACACCCGAAGACACACCCCACCAGGGCTGATGAGGTGCCTGTGGGTGCTGTACAGGAGAGGAAGTCCCCTCACTTCTGAGGTCCAGCTCGTGCAGGACATCCTGGAGAAGGGTAAGAACAAGAAATCTGTGAgaattagaaaatgttattataaagcattatatatatttatatactgtacagtataatataaaattgcatttcataCTAACCTCAAATGTTTGTCTGTTAATAGGCCATATTcgcaacaaatataaaatcggCCAGAagctgggtgaaggaggatgTGGCAGTGTTTACGGAGGATTCGCTGCATGGATGGACTTGAGGTATACATTTTCttcacttaaaaacaacacatctgTTCAGGATTTATGACTGGAGTGATATCAGCTATCTGCATGTGCTAATTgttcatcttaatttgttttgttgattagGTGGCTGTGAAATGTTCAAAGAAGTTTCCAGACATGTCATCTATCCGAGTGGTGAGTAGACTGCGTTCCCTGTCTTAGTATTGTCTCTTAgtcactgttttcagtttattcatgttaaccaaagacaaactgttttgatttgtgaaGTCTTAAGGAAACCACTTCCGTCTAAGcatcatgttttctttcttttagcctGGTCAACCCAAACGTGTCCCCATGGAGGTTGGCCTGATGCTCATGGCCATTGATGGCCCCAGCTTTCCCAGATAATTGAGCTGCTTGACTGGGAGGACGACAAAGACCACTATGTAATGGTCATGGGCGCCCGTGCCTTGCGTGGACTTGTTCACTTTTCTCCATGACTATGGAGGAAGCCTTGATGAGGGACGGCACGAAAGATCATGCGGCAGGTCATTAATGCGGCTAAAACTTGCTGCGCGCGCGTGGCGTCTTCCATCGGGATATAAAGCTGGAGAACGTCCTGGTGAACCAGGACACCTTAGAGGTCAAATTAATTGACTTTGGGTGCGTGTGCGCTCATGAAGAGATCTGCCTTCAAAGTCTTCTGTGGTACGTGTaatgaagtattttattaatagtctcacagaaacacatcttACGTGCACTCAACATGCTgagacaatttattaaacatcagACATCCTTCCTGCAGGCACAAAAGAGTACTGTCCACCCGAGGTCAGCATGAAGGGCAGGTACCACGTAAAACCCACTACAGTGTGGACGCTGGGGTTCATCCTCTATGAAATGCTGTGTGGGAATGTCCTTCATCACACGACCGTCACATGATCGCTGTGGACCTCTGGAGCAGACCTGGCTTGTCAAAAGGTGAGATCTTCATCAAACAACAACCGACTCTGTGTCGTATAAAAAGAGAGCAGGTGTAAAGTAAAAGGTACATGATCAAATGTCTTTTGCAGAATGCTGCCAGATGATTTCGGATTGTCTGCAGCCTGATCCACAGAAGAGACTCAGACTGGATAAGATGCATCTCCATGAATGGTTTAAGGTACGGAGTCTTAAGACTAGCTAAGCGTTTTCTTGGTTTAGCTTGATCGTCAGTCGTCATTAACTTTAAAGTCAGCTTTTCtctaaatgtgatgtatttagacaaataatgctgatttatgttatgtttcagGTCACGGAGTAACCTccaaaaagaacacaaagagcctcaaaaaaataaaaaaaaactcctctCACAGCCGTCCTGTTGTTTTGAGTCTCTAGTCAGCTTTGTGTCTGGTGGTCTGTCAAGAGTGGTCTTTCCATCAGTCTACTTAGCAGCAATATCTGTGTCTGGTAGTATCATCTGCTTGGGgatctgtaaatatattcattgtatattcatagtatttattataaggaattgtgtaagaaaatatgtaaaaattgtcAGTAAGAAAAActgtgaatatataataaaatgttatgtttacattgtGCTGTTCCTTGTAAAGTTTTATATTCCcctacagtatattttaaattcccCTACAGTCCTTTAGGCTTCTGTTAAAGTAATGTCTAAATCAGTGTCAAGTACCGTTCTTGAAGTGTCACCCCCAACATTTCAGCCTGAATCTAAACAATTACATGAATACTTGTTTGGTCAAACAAACAAggcaaataaatgtcatttacaaatattagccTATATCAGATAGGGTTAAACTCGAActaattgtgttttatcatttaacttGCAAACTcgaaaattatacattattgtaTAAACTATCTAGGAGTTACAGAAAGTAAAGCCCACAATGTTTCTATTGCTGTCATTGATTTTGGATGAGCAGTTCAAAGACTGGTCATTTCAGCTGGAGAGTCTACTGTCTACTCACTATTCTTCAATGTCTGGTGTCTCTTCAGCAAGGTTATAGAGTGTAAATGAGCCTTTCAGCAGATGATTCAAACTAGATTCCATCTCAATTTCAAGACATAATTGCTACTGCTTTCTAACTAAATGTGTCTTATTTGTAGACCAATCAGGATGTTGTAATTCACAGGTCATGCCTCCTGATGCTAAATGAAAGTTGGTTGTGAAGTTGACAAAAGCATCACCTTCAGTGGTGGACCCTTcagatttgtttgaataaataactttcagatttattttatttatttcggaACCTTTcagattcttttaaatatctttataatctataataatgtcaaatatgggcctatttcatgttttatgtatcaagatcaaagtccccatgtatttcatttattttatagtatgtAGCGGACCCCGTCCGAATGATGGCCGAAACTTTTACTGATGTTTccagacttttatttctgttccctTTCGTCTTCAGAAATCACCGTAAGAGCTGAACAAAGTGATACAAAACGTATATCAACATTACCTGACATATTCAGCGATGCTGACAAAAACACTTGTATTAAATCAACAGCGTATAAAACACAAACCTTATGCCTTTTCGGGGGGTTGCTAAATAAACTTGTTACATCTCTTTCGTGAACGAGTTTTAAGCCGTCATGAAGCGTTCACTCTCCCATTCCCCTTTTCTCTTTAGCGCCGTGCGTTGTGAAAAGCgggttttgtttcaaaataaaagtcccccaTAAACAACGAAAATAATTtggtcattaaacattaaatattacaaaggcaacaccaaacaaaataaattaaaattaactctTATTAAAGCCTGTTACACTCCCACCAAATTATCAATGTTTCTCAAACATGACTAATTTCACTTATAACTCTTGTGTGCATCAAGTGCAATAAAGTCCTTTTGAAGATGCATTCACTCTGCTTCCAATAATAAGACCAACTTCTGAGCTGGCCTTTCTACTATTGAGGTTTTATGAACTCGTTCTCCTTTCTTGTTTAGTCTTTTGTCACCAAGTGCTATTTTGGCCTTTCTTACCAGTCCATCTGAACTCAGAACAGTCTCAGTAATCCTTCCAAGCCTCCATTCACTCCTTGGTAAGGTTTCATCAATATCCATGACTATGTCACCAATTTGAAAGTTCCTTTTTGGAGCATGCCAGCATCTAGCATCCTCTTGTTCACTTACAGAAGCCGGTGAACTTGCTTTATCCCTCTTGATCCATCTCAGAAGACGTGCAATGGCTTTGGTAGCTTTAGACCAAGAAGAGAACTTGGATAAGTGATCCACAAGATCTTTACTTTCTGTGGTCTTCGTTTGTAATGTCTGAATTTTCTTTACTTCTGGGTCTCCTACTGGGAGATCCAGCACAACATCTGAGGTTGTTATTTCCCTTTCCCACAAGAATGAGGGACCAGAGAACCAGTTAGATGAGAGCAGTTCATTTATTGTCCTTCCTCTAGAAGCAATGTCTGCTGGATTTTCATCCGTTGGGACATACAGCCATTGTTCAGGTTCTGTACTTTGACGTATTTTTTGAACTCTATTGGCTACAAACGTGTGAAAACGACGAGCGTCATTATTTATGTAACCCAAAACCACCTTTGAGTCAGTCCAAAAGAATTCGTCAACATTAGTGAGGTTAAGCTCTTCTCTGAGCATATTGCTCATCCTGACTGATACCACAGCTGCCGTTAACTCTAGTCTCGGTATAGTAATGATCTTTGAAGGAGAGACCCGGGCTTTGCCAATGAGAAAAGTGCAATGAATTTCATCATTCTCATTTATCATTCTCAGATAGGAACACTGACCGTAACCACAGGTACTTGCATCAGAGAAATGATGCATTTCGGTTTTCACAATCTTGCGAATTCAGATGGTACATAACATCGTGGTATATTCACATTTCCCAAATTGACGAAGTCATTCTGCCATCTCTCCCACCGTGGGCTGAGAGCAGGGAGAGCGGATCATCCCAGCCTGTACCTTGGCGACACATTTCTTGCAAAATCCTCTTGCCATTCAGAACGTACGGAGCTACAAAGCCCAAAGGATCATATATGGACGCAACAGTAGACAGTATACCACGGCGTGTTGTAGGTTGACCCTTTAGTGGTATATGAAATTTAAAGCTGTCACTCTGTATGTTCCAATGGATGCCCAAAGCTCTTTCAAGCGGCATGTCATTGAAGGTGAGATCTTTTGTTTCAAAGTTTACAGCGCATTCTGATGCTGGTATATTCTGCAAAACAGTGTTGTTGTTTGATACAAACTTATGAAGTCTAAGACCACCCTTTGCACACAGCTCCCGTGCTTCCTTTGTCAACTGAATGGCCTCTTCTACTGTCTCTGCACTTGTAACTCCATCATCGACATAAAAATCTCTAATGATGAACTGAGCacctaatgtgtgtgtttggctgtgGTCATTGGCTAAGTATCTTAGTCCATAGTTCGCGCAACCGGGCGAAGACACTGCACCAAACAGATGCACTTTCATTCGGTAATCTTGAAGTACTGAATTTGCATCTCCATCTTTCCACCACAAAAAGCGCAGATAATCCCGATCCTTTTCTTGGACATGGAACTGGTGGAACATTTTCTCAATGTCACAAGTTATTGCTATTGGATATCTTCTGAACCTTACAAGGACTCCTGTGAGATTGTTTATCATGTCTGGTCCTGTTAGTAAATGTTCATTGAGGCTTGTACCTTTGAATTGTGCGGAACAGTCAAAGACTACCCGTAACTTATCTGGCTTCTTTGGATGGTAGATGCCATGATGGGGTATGTACCACTTTTCACCATCGGTTGCATCATCATCCACTGCTTCTACGTCACCTCTTTCAATGATGTCATTCATATAAGTAACATAGTCTGTTTTGTACTTCTCATTTTTACAGAACTTCTTGTTCAAATGATTGAGTCTGATGACTGCAAGCGCTCTGTTGTCAGGCAAGTATGGTCTCTGTTTAAATGGAAGAGGCATTTCATAATGTCCTTGAGCATTTTTCCTTATTCCTTCCTTGAGTTTATCTAGAAACTTGATATCCTCTTGAGAGACTGTCCTTTGATCTGCTGTAACATCCTTAAAGTCTGACTCAAGTATCCGAACTGCATCCACAGGTGTCAAAGCTGGTATCTCCCTTGTAGCTATTCTGTGACAAACACTGAATCCAACCGATCCATTAATGCTTGGTGCTGAGCAGCCCACAATACTCCAGCCTAAGTCTGTTAGAATAGCATATGGTTCCTCATCCTTACCTAGTATGACTTGCTTGGGAGCTAGCATTCTGGGGCAGTTATATCCGATCAGTAAACCTACTTCACAACTAAGAAGTGGTGGCATTTTGTCTGCAATTATCTTCAGATGACTCCAGTTCTCAGCTTTATCCTGTGTTGGTATGTGATCACGATTAACAGGTATACACTCCTTTGTATAAACTGGAGGAAGACTGATATGTACTGATGAATTGTAACCGCTGACACGAAGACCAGATACTCTTTTTACTCTTAATGATCATGTTGTCTCCAATCATTGTGGTTAATTTGAGTTTCACTGGGTGACTGTCCGTTTGTAGCGTATTACTAACTTCTTCATCAATGAAAGTAGTGTCACTCTGTGTGTCTAGTAAAGCATACACAAGCTGTTCAATGGATGGATTTTTAACTGACGACACCCATACCGGTACAATCATAGATGTAATGACTGACTGATCTTCACTGGTGATATTAAGTGACATAGCATTTGTAGCTTCACACTCAAGTGCATGTACATTGCTTACCATGGGCAATGGTCGTTCTCTGTTTCCGTCTTTGTCATAACTGTAATCATGAAGACATGTGGGATGTCGTAATTTGCATACATCACACGTGTGTCGCACAGCGACATTCCTTTGCACAGTGGCCTGGTTTTAAACACCCATAACAGAGTTTGTTATCTTTCACATAGGCCCTTCTGTCCTTTAAAGACCTCTCCATGAATTTCAGGCACTTATGAAGCTGATGTTTGTCATCTTCACACAACATGCACTGTGCTTTTAACTGTTCTTTAACTGCTGTttgtctgtcattgtttacaaTTGTTTCAGTCTTAAAGACAattgctttgtttcttttatttcctttgaGATCCTTCTGTCTTGAGGTAACTCACGAGAATGAAGAGCATGCAATGAAGTGATGGGATTACACATGATTTCTGCTTCTGCTGACATGAAATTGACAAAGTCATGAAAGCTTGGAAACTCCTTTCCATTCATGAGGGCTGTAGTGACCTGACGGTTCCATCTGGAAGCTGCCCAATCTGGAAGTTTCTGTATGAGCTTTTGGTTCTCTTCACAATCGTTTAATATTTCCAGACCTTTAACATGAGGTATGGCTTGCAAACAGGCATTAAGGAAGTCTGCAAATGTTCTCAGACTTTCTGCATCTTTGGATTGTATTTTTGGCCACTTGGAAAGTTTATCCCGAAAGCGCTCTTTGAATGACAAAGGGTTGGCCGTATCTTTGGTTTAGTTTGTCCCAAGCATCTTTATAGGCTTCTTCGTCATTTCGAAAAAAGGTGCCCTCAAGATATTTGTGTGCTGAGCCACtcacatacttttttaaataatagagtTTATCAGCTGCTGGGATGCCCTTTCTATCTATTAATGACATAAATGACGCTTTCCAGTTTACAAACTGAATTGGGTCTCCACTGAACACTGCGGGTTCAGGTATGGGTAACCTGTTAATGGCTATACTGTCCTGAACTGCTTGAGCAAGATGAGTTACTTCACTGAGAGGTGTTGACTGTACAACATTGCTTTGCTGatgtaacattttgtttctCTGCTCTTCTTGTTTATTCTGTGTTGACTCACTTCTtgtctcttgttttatttcttcatcataGGATTTTACTCTGGCACGAGCAACTTCAATATCCTTTTCCACCTGCAGCCGTTCTAGCTCAAACTTTTGAGTTTCTAACTCTCTTCTGAGTTGCTCTTCTAAGGTTCTTATTCTCTCCTTTTGTTGTCTTTCCGTTTCCATCATCTTGTATTCAACCTCTTTTGCAGCCAGCTCTGCTGCAGCATCTGCACGTTTGCTTGCAGAACTAGAAGATCCAGAGTGCATGCTGACACTCATTTTTGAAGCAGTTGAACCATATATAGAGCGAGCATAACTATGTGCTTTTAGTTCACTTagacaaactttttttctctctgcatcAAACTCGCCATCTACAGTTGTCATTCTGTCATACACAAATTTGATGATATCATTGGTCACAGCTTCACATGCATCAATTTTACGTCTTAAATCAGCAGCAGGTGTAACATATTGTCTTATGTCACTGAAAAGTTTCAGAATACAG carries:
- the LOC122341848 gene encoding uncharacterized protein LOC122341848; this translates as MHHFSDASTCGYGQCSYLRMINENDEIHCTFLIGKARVSPSKIITIPRLELTAAVVSVRMSNMLREELNLTNVDEFFWTDSKVVLGYINNDARRFHTFVANRVQKIRQSTEPEQWLYVPTDENPADIASRGRTINELLSSNWFSGPSFLWEREITTSDVVLDLPVGDPEVKKIQTLQTKTTESKDLVDHLSKFSSWSKATKAIARLLRWIKRDKASSPASVSEQEDARCWHAPKRNFQIGDIVMDIDETLPRSEWRLGRITETVLSSDGLVRKAKIALGDKRLNKKGERVHKTSIVERPAQKLVLLLEAE
- the LOC122341847 gene encoding uncharacterized protein LOC122341847, with amino-acid sequence MEIETEEQITGSLLQTETEKERDLNGADKDKIAAERQCHVQDSAELPRRSERTCMPTEKMLAYQKDECCKKEKRLITLYEQWKLDARKARQTLKTDITDKQLAEIADSLEDKRNCILKLFSDIRQYVTPAADLRRKIDACEAVTNDIIKFVYDRMTTVDGEFDAERKKVCLSELKAHSYARSIYGSTASKMSVSMHSGSSSSASKRADAAAELAAKEVEYKMMETERQQKERIRTLEEQLRRELETQKFELERLQVEKDIEVARARVKSYDEEIKQETRSESTQNKQEEQRNKMLHQQSNVVQSTPLSEVTHLAQAVQDSIAINRLPIPEPAVFSGDPIQFVNWKASFMSLIDRKGIPAADKLYYLKKYVSGSAHKYLEGTFFRNDEEAYKDAWDKLNQRYGQPFVIQRALSG